The window AACTTTGAATCACCTGCAGCGGCTTTCAGATTCTCTGAACATATCATTAGATCAACTATTGACTGCTGCAGGGTTTCCAGTCAAAAGCGAAAAGGTGCACGGTGATACGTTCATTCAAGCGGTAGAAGAGATCGAAAAAATACTGAAAGATCAGGACGTCTACGACGGTACATTTAGTCAGACCAAATTGAAACAAAAGTTAAACGAATACGAAGCCTATAGCCAAACAAACGAGGGAAAAGAAACGATCTCGGCAAATTTTGAGAAAAAGAAGGAGACGCTAAGCGGCGTCGGACCGTTCCTTCAACATTTGAAAAACATGTACAGCTTATTTATGACCGGACGGGGTACTTCTCGAGAATTAATGCTGATGGGGGGCGCACTCCTTTATTTCATTATGCCTGTTGACTTAATACCAGATTATATTTTTCCGATCGGTTATATTGATGATGCTGCGGCTGTGAAAATTGTCATAGACCAGCTGACAAATAGGTAGCAGGACAAG is drawn from Bacillus pumilus and contains these coding sequences:
- a CDS encoding helix-turn-helix domain-containing protein; amino-acid sequence: MDFKTTELGPLLKEKLQQRSLSLRDLSTYTGIDKATLSRIMNGKRKPTLNHLQRLSDSLNISLDQLLTAAGFPVKSEKVHGDTFIQAVEEIEKILKDQDVYDGTFSQTKLKQKLNEYEAYSQTNEGKETISANFEKKKETLSGVGPFLQHLKNMYSLFMTGRGTSRELMLMGGALLYFIMPVDLIPDYIFPIGYIDDAAAVKIVIDQLTNR